The sequence ggttctcatatggactcttctttcaatattgcttatttttagtttcgaatttcagctatttttaaattgtatttctagttggactattcttttctttttctccgattaatctGGGAATTTCTAgtctccacagcgaacgtggcgcctcttttcaaagctgttttaataatatactagtagggtggcccgcgcaattgcgcggctagcatccataaaaaaatatttaattttctctaaaaaattatttaaatttttacacatgatttttataaaatttattatatcatcatcatctcattGTTAgaggattttcaaaatcgaacTTTATCATCATtgggtttttaattttatagttttataaagtCACACCAACTGACACCCCCTTTACTTGTTGCTCAGCCCGCCACGGCTTCTATTCATCTTCTCTGCAACCTTTAAAAATCGGACAATAgagttttagagtttattgtctcatcGGATTTCTTTTTTAGTTTCTAGAAATCCCATCAAATGTGGTCATCTTACAATTTTACGACCCAATCCTGCCCGCTCCCCCTATTATcattgttagttaaaaaatgAACCTGATCATCGTTGCGGTCCCTTTTATACTCTATATAAGTCCTATCAACTACCACGACCCTACTCCTTTATGGCCCACCCGCCATCCCTCctatttattgtcattgggattctaaaaatcaaatataatcatCATTAGGGTtctatttcatatttttctgaACCACCCTACTCCTTTACAGttcatataaaagtatatttgaatttcatatacaactctttctttttctataaGCTTAGATTTCATATACACTCTTAACTCTATTTATACAGATACAATTATATTTTACAGACAGCTATATCAATCAATATATGTTGTTATTATCTAAACCCATCGTGATGTAACGattaagatatttttttctctaattaattgatgtgagaatttctaaTCTACACAACGAACGAACGTAATGTCTTCTTTAATACACAGTAAATTAACACTTGGCAACAAATGCTATGTTACTCGTAGTAATATGTGATTATACATATGTAGTTATGCCCACATGTACCTTTCCAGTTCTGCTGTGCATGCAAACTTCTTTTTTATCTTTCCCTAATCGGACACCACACCGAAATACTATCAGGACTCTAATATACGTAAATGCATATGCTGCTAACCAATAGAGAGATGGAATATCCTTTTCCTTGTTGAATACAAATTCTATTTCATAACTATAGAAGTTATCAATTGATCTACACCATTATAATTTGGACCCACCATGATCTAACGGTGTAgatatttctctttttcttcgattaatgtgagaatttttagTCCCCatagcgaacgtggtgcctcttttcaaggctgttttagtaataaatagatagatagattagatAGATATATTACGGTGTTTGACTGTGAAACCTGATAGGGAAATCGCGCCTATGTATACATGGATATTAGACATACTAAGGGCAGCGGGTAATATCAGAGGGCCGAACGAGGTATATGTACATCGATAccttgtaaaataaaataacagaACTATCTTTTTAGATATAGCTGATGCATGCtcatatatgtattgaaatCTCTAAGAAATAAGCAACGGTTGTGAGTATATTCCCCTTTGctagtttttcttttgagagGTTTAAGTCCTAAATCACTAGTTGATAAGTaactaataatttatttactgcAACTGGTAAGAGAAAAAGAGCGAGAGGACGATTGACCACGAACTAGCCAACAAATTAGGTGATGTGAGAACGACGTATGTGATATTAATTGGTAAATGGTTTGCTAAGTGAAGTTGTCGACGGGCCGTTTGTTAATTGAACTTAATAGCTTACCTCGGTTAAACCTTAGCCACGATTAACTGACTTGTAATGTCGTCGATACTGATcaattatgtacttcctccgtttcataatataacaCTTTCTAGCATCgctcatattaatatatatatatatatatatatatatatatatatatatatatatatatatatatgctaatgaatctaaacacacatatatgtttatatgtttagattcattaacatctatataaatatggaaaatgctagaaagatttacattatgaaacagaacAAGTACAAGTGTCCATTTGGATACCATTTACCATTGCGCAGTACCGTATCTAACCAAtgttgtagcgcccgttccgtcgtggcgcctagcgggaaaatttaattcttaaaaaccctaattgcgaaatctgtttctttgtGTGCTGTCAGTCCCCGTGCCAATCCCTAATCTcgaatccccgatccatcgtcgaattcaaatcccgaatccaaatccttcccaaatcaaattcctTCGCAAAAGTCTAGgttgcctccctcaggttcggtgggccgatttccctctcggcccatctccccctctctctctctctccctcagctctcccctcgctctgcccgtgcaccgcgtgcgcgtgcgcgtgcgcgtgagccgaCGCCAAgccaagctctctctctctcattctctcgctctccctctccccgctccATCCCCGGCAAGCTCCCCGCGTGCCGTtgcctcgcgcgcgcgcccgcgcggtCGCCGCCATCGTCAGCTGCCTGCTGCCCCCGCCCGCGCCGTCCGaagagttttagggtttcggtctagttcccaagtcgcgcctgcgatgattggtccaagtcttggcttccgctttccctttcgtaatgcagttgtgagctcgagttctgtccgcagcccaacatgactatacttctactctgtaataaagagactactgttgctgtgatattctgtcttcctgtgataccagcactgtttcctgggactggtatcgattaacaggttaatttggagcgtcacgggctagtttcGTTCGAGGCTAGTTCGGAGCGTGACAAATGTGCATCTCCATCACTAtattacaacatatatatacacatcatcatatattttttgttatatactccctccgttcttaaatatttgacgccgttgacttttttaaatatgtttgattgttcatcttattcaaaaaagttaagtaattattaattcttttcctctaatttgattcattgctaaatatacttttatatatacatatagtttacatatttcacaaaagtttttaaataagacgaacagttaaacatgtgctaaaaagtcaacggcgtcaaatatttagggatagagggagtatattattagCGCCATTTGAGAGCTAGTTCGTCTATAAATACTGCCGAATTGCATTGCGATAATTATCACctctactgctactgctactgctagcAGCTCGATCGATAGATATACCATATATGGAGAGAGTTCCAAGGAAAGGAGCTGCCTGTTTTGCTGTGTTGGTGACGGCCATTGTTTTGGGCATGATGGCAGCCACGTCGACGGCCACGGTGCAGGACTTCGTGGACCCGCACAACGCGGCGAGGTCCGACgtcggggtggcggcggtgagctgGGACGACACGGTGGCGGCGTTCGCTATGTGGTACGCGGTGCAGCGGCAGGGCGACTGCAAGCTGCAGCACTCGGACTACTCCGGCGGGAAGTACGGCGAGAACATCTTCTGGggctccgccggcgccgactgGTCGCCGGAGGACGCCGTGGTGGCGTGGGTGAAGGAGAAGCAGTGGTACGACCACGGCAGGAACAGCtgctcggcgccggcggggaaCTCGTGCGGGCACTACACGCAGGTGGTGTGGCGCAACACGACGGCGATCGGCTGCTACCGCGTCGTGTGCGACAACAACCTCGGCGTCTTCATCACCTGCAACTACTCGCCGCCGGGCAACGTCGACGGCAAATCTCCCTACTAGGTTGCTTTAATTTGCAGCCTATATACACTATATATAGCCACGTTATTATACTCGCATgcgatcatgcatgcatgcatatatactgtCCGTACATACATAAATACCGTATATGCTCTCTACGTACGTATATATTACTGTATGTGCAcgcatatactatatatatgtacgtacgcACGTCATGCTAAGACGATATCATCATGCAGATCATGTACGTTTCCTATTACCTATATATGTATCATGTATGCAGGTGTGTACAACGTTTTTATATATCCTAGTAATTGTGCGGTTTTGCTAAAATAATGTCTATCCCACTTCTGTCTCCCCTAAAACCGGTGCGAGCAGGGTCGACCGTAAACCCACTTATTATAAGCTAATTAAGTGAGTATAATTTACAGATCAACCCAtttaattagcatataattgGGTTCTCGGGTCGAT is a genomic window of Oryza glaberrima chromosome 7, OglaRS2, whole genome shotgun sequence containing:
- the LOC127779874 gene encoding pathogenesis-related protein 1-like, which produces MMAATSTATVQDFVDPHNAARSDVGVAAVSWDDTVAAFAMWYAVQRQGDCKLQHSDYSGGKYGENIFWGSAGADWSPEDAVVAWVKEKQWYDHGRNSCSAPAGNSCGHYTQVVWRNTTAIGCYRVVCDNNLGVFITCNYSPPGNVDGKSPY